The following are from one region of the Colius striatus isolate bColStr4 chromosome Z, bColStr4.1.hap1, whole genome shotgun sequence genome:
- the LOC133628853 gene encoding tektin-3-like, with translation MDLLGSPLTATSAHPKSTPAHFLPAISPMASSYKNRAPRYAVPQSYGLPWMPRAYYKAAATHPTLAPLSGTCQGLSPSEMLPSVSNRTALFTRYSPGDWYRSNQSNYHEAETSRRKAELLTADTSRLVQDKYQQTSKSQADNTKKLGQRVSDIEFWKAELCHELAEIIKESDALRETKARLERALAETEAPLQVARECLLQREKRMGIDLVHDEVEKELLTEVDGIRACQERIQLFLEKAKAQLMTNRAAQHELEKDLANKQAARRIDGKCHQLRNCSDGISYYHGVQRVDATISVPESWAKFSDDNILQSQRERVASAQLRDSIENLMEVTATEMRCQFNRVNVALTNRIAETADAKNKLRAHLAKTLKEIFRTEMTIEVLRKAIRDKGPPMKVAQSRLDERTRRPQMELCRDPAQLRLVSEVHELDETLQSLRQRLQEAEDSLQRLVHAKATLEHDLSVKANSLFLDQEKCLGLRKAFPSTTRLLGYV, from the exons ATGGACCTGCTTGGCTCTCCCTTAACCGCCACATCCGCTCACCCCAAGTCAACTCCTGCCCACTTTCTGCCTGccatcagccccatggcttcgAGCTACAAGAACCGTGCTCCTCGCTACGCCGTGCCGCAGAGCTACGGCCTCCCCTGGATGCCCAGAGCCTACTATAAGGCCGCTGCCACCCACCCCACTCTGGCTCCCTTGTCTGGCACCTGCCAGGGCTTGAGCCCCAGCGAGATGCTGCCTTCTGTGTCAAACAGAACGGCGCTTTTCACCCGCTACAGCCCCGGCGACTGGTACCGCTCCAACCAGAGCAACTACCACGAGGCGGAGACGTCCCGGCGCAAGGCGGAGCTGCTGACGGCTGATACCTCCCGCCTGGTGCAGGACAAATACCAACAGACCAGCAAGAGCCAGGCAGACAACACAAAGAAGCTGGGGCAGCGAGTCAGCGACATTGAGTTTTGGAAGGCGGAGCTCTGCCACGAGCTGGCAGAGATCATCAAGGAGAGCGATGCCCTGAGAGAGACGAAGGCACGGCTGGAGAGAGCTCTGGCCGAGACAGAGGCCCCTCTCCAG GTTGCTCGGGAGTGCCTCCTGCAGCGGGAGAAGAGGATGGGCATCGACCTTGTCCATGACGAGGTGGAGAAAGAGCTTTTAACA gaAGTGGATGGCATCAGGGCCTGCCAGGAGAGGATACAGCTATTCCTGGAGAAGGCAAAAGCCCAGCTCAT GACCAACCGGGCGGCCCAGCACGAGCTGGAGAAGGACCTGGCCAACAAGCAGGCAGCCCGCCGCATCGACGGCAAGTGCCACCAGCTGAGGAACTGCTCCGACGGCATCAGCTACTACCACGGGGTGCAGCGGGTGGATGCCAC CATCTCCGTGCCCGAGTCGTGGGCCAAGTTCAGCGACGACAACATCCTCCAGTCGCAGAGAGAGCGGGTGGCCTCCGCCCAGCTGCGGGACTCCATCGagaacctgatggaggtgacGGCCACCGAGATGCGGTGCCAGTTCAACAGGGTGAACGTGGCCCTCACCAACCGCATCGCCGAGACGGCCGATGCCAAGAACAAGCTTCGGGCCCACCTGGCCAAG ACGCTGAAGGAAATCTTCCGGACGGAGATGACCATCGAAGTGCTCCGCAAAGCCATCAGGGACAAAGGGCCCCCGATGAAAGTGGCTCAGAGCCGGCTGGACGAGCGCACGCGGAGGCCACAGATGGAGCTGTGCCgggaccctgcccagctgcg CCTCGTCAGCGAGGTGCATGAACTCGACGAGACTCTGCAGAGCCTGCGGCAGCGGCTGCAAGAGGCCGAGGAcagcctgcagaggctggttcatgccaaggccacgctggagcacGACCTCTCTGTCAAGGCCAACTCGCTCTTCCTGGACCAGGAGAAGTGCCTGGGGCTACGCAaggccttccccagcaccacGCGGCTGCTCGGCTACGTGTAG